A region from the Engraulis encrasicolus isolate BLACKSEA-1 chromosome 18, IST_EnEncr_1.0, whole genome shotgun sequence genome encodes:
- the LOC134468778 gene encoding N-acetyllactosaminide beta-1,3-N-acetylglucosaminyltransferase 4-like — protein MRLYLCLFGLLACVVCCVLFLMYQTEMVIHDHGYPVSTILEVHNTSSYGRERESSPSSIAVRRDFTSDGRESSPSHIAVRRDFTCYPANPVPAFLPKSHQEFIRYKHCREYPILLSPSPCGEDVYLLLVVKSLAKQVDRRAALRDTWAREGLVRGRRVKLIFLLGRSVDIREDNNTQDMLRSESLHYGDILQWDFADTFFNLTLKEVGFLRWFSESCSHSNGGGSGGPQFVFKGDDDVFVNTANLIRFLKGRNPDVHLFTGDIIPYARPIRNRHKKYFISWYIYGDNPYPPYAGGGGYLMSRTTVFGLNEAAKSTELFPIDDVYTGFCLKKMGVRPRRHPGFLTFGFRRGPKQRLNPCAYRGIMLVHKLNPVELRAMWPQVNNGTIRC, from the exons ATGCGCCTCTACCTTTGCCTTTTTGGCCTTCTGGCCTGCGTCGTCTGCTGTGTGCTGTTTCTCATGTACCAGACGGAGATG GTTATTCATGACCATGGGTACCCTGTAAGCACCATACTAGAGGTTCACAACACCTCATCCTATGGACGGGAACGGGAATCCTCTCCCTCAAGCATAGCAGTACGCCGTGACTTCACATCCGATGGACGGGAatcctctccctcacacatagcAGTACGCCGTGACTTCACATGCTATCCTGCCAATCCAGTGCCGGCATTCCTACCCAAGTCACATCAAGAATTCATCCGCTACAAACACTGCCGGGAGTACCCCATCCTGCTGAGCCCTTCGCCCTGCGGGGAAGACGTCTACCTCCTCTTGGTGGTCAAGTCCTTGGCCAAACAG GTGGACCGGCGCGCTGCCCTGCGGGACACATGGGCCAGAGAGGGCCTCGTTAGAGGTCGTCGGGTCAAGCTGATCTTCCTGCTGGGCCGCTCCGTGGACATCAGGGAGGATAACAACACACAGGACATGCTGCGGTCGGAGAGCCTGCACTACGGGGACATCTTGCAGTGGGACTTTGCAGATACGTTCTTCAACCTCACCCTCAAGGAGGTCGGCTTCCTTCGCTGGTTCTCTGAGTCATGCAGCCATAGCAACGGCGGTGGCAGTGGTGGCCCGCAGTTTGTGTTCAAGGGGGACGacgatgtctttgtgaacacagCCAATCTGATCAGGTTTTTGAAGGGACGCAATCCTGATGTGCACCTTTTCACAGGGGATATCATCCCATACGCCAGGCCTATTCGGAACCGGCATAAGAAGTACTTTATTTCTTGGTACATATACGGTGATAATCCCTATCCACCATATGCGGGAGGAGGTGGTTATCTGATGTCAAGGACCACTGTCTTTGGCCTGAATGAAGCAGCCAAAAGCACTGAGCTCTTCCCAATTGACGATGTGTATACAGGCTTCTGCCTCAAGAAAATGGGTGTGAGGCCTAGACGGCATCCAGGCTTTCTGACGTTTGGGTTTAGACGTGGCCCCAAGCAGCGTCTTAACCCCTGTGCTTACCGAGGCATCATGTTGGTGCACAAGCTGAACCCAGTAGAGCTGAGGGCCATGTGGCCCCAGGTGAATAATGGCACCATTCGCTGCTGA